A genomic window from Arvicola amphibius chromosome 5, mArvAmp1.2, whole genome shotgun sequence includes:
- the LOC119814064 gene encoding zinc finger protein 474, with product MTRRPPTVVCYICGREYGTKSISIHEPQCLKKWHNENNLLSKELRRPEPKKPEVRAITAKGFYDLDALNEAAWTSAQSQLVPCNVCGRTFLPDRLIVHQRSCKPKAAK from the exons ATGACGAGGCGTCCGCCGACAGTTGTTTGTTACATATGTGGTCGTGAGTATGGGACCAAATCTATCAGCATCCATGAGCCACAGTGTCTGAAAAAATGGCATAATGAGAACAATTTGTTGTCTAAAGAACTAAGGAGACCAGAACCGAAAAAACCAGAAGTAAGAGCCATTACGG CCAAAGGGTTCTATGATCTTGATGCCTTAAACGAAGCTGCTTGGACAAGTGCCCAGAGCCAATTGGTTCCCTGCAACGTTTGTGGGCGGACCTTCCTGCCAGACAGACTGATTGTTCACCAGCGATCTTGTAAACCTAAAGCCGCCAAGTAA